The sequence TGTTTGGCAAAGCGGATCAGTTTACTTGCCTGCCCGAAGTTGACAATGATACAGATTAAAGTAATATCAAGCCCTTCTGTTATATCCGGCATTATGAACCCTCCTTGACTTTTGCTGATTTTATTTTATAAATTAAACCCAAAATCTGAAGCGATATAATGGGCATCATCGCCACGGTTGCAATCAACCCGAACGCATCGACAAGGACATTTGCACTCTCGACAGCTCCGGCTGCGCCCTGCGCAAACGCCAACACAAAAGTCGCCGTCATTGGGCCGGAGGCGACGCCACCCGCGTCAAAAGCCATGCCCACAAACAGTTTCGGCACGATAAAGGACAGTGCAATCGACAGAATATAACCGGGTAATAAATAATGCCATAATTGAACTTGCGGAATCAAAATGCGAATCACCGACAAAACGACCGCAGCCGCAACACCCAGCGCCAGCGTCACCAACACAGCGCGCCGCTTGACATATCCGCTTGTAACTTCTTCGATCTGATGGGTTAAAACATAAACCGCGGGTTCCGCCAAAATCGTGACCATACCCAAGATGAACGCGACTGCAATTAAAAAAACGGAGCTTTCCATCGAAGCCAGTCCGTAGCCCACGGCCCGCCCGACTTCCATGAATCCGGCGTTTACGCCGAGTAAAAATAAAACCAGTCCGGCAAACGAAAACACCAATCCGCATAAAATTCTGCGCACGGCGTGTTTTGAGACCTTTAAAAAGAACCGATTGCTGACGACGAAAATAAGTAAGATCGGTAAAAGCGCTAACGCCACCTCGCCCGCGATGACCGGCAGTTTTTCTAAAAACGGGGCGAACAACGATTTCGGAACCGCGTCCACAATTTCCGATGCGCCTGTGACTTGTTCGGTTTTGGAAATAATGCTCATCAGCAGCACCGAGATGATTGCTCCGGTTGAAGCGACGGCGACCAGCCCGAAACTATCTTTTTCCGAGGCCTTGCTGTCTTTTTTCATCTTCGACACACCCGTCGCAAGCGCCAAGATAAACGGGACGGTCAGGGCACCGGTCGTCGCACCCGAAGCGTCGAACGCAATTGCGGTGAGCTCTTTTGAGGTCAACAATGCAAGCCCGAAAATGATAATATATAAAATCAACAAAAGCTTATACAATGGGAAATTATAGATGATTCGCGAAAGACCGACGGCAACCATCAATGCAATGCCCGCCGAAACCACCAACACAATGGCGATTTTAGAAATCTGCCCCGAAGTGACACTTTCAACCTGACCGGCGAGGATGTGTAAATCCGGTTCCGCCACCGAAATAAAAAATCCGAGTACAAGCCCGGCGAGCGCCACAATCCACAGCTTATTCGACCGCGCCACACCCGAACCCATGTGGTTGCCAATGGGCGTGATTCCGATATCAACCCCGAGTAAAAAAATCGTCAGCCCTAACACAATCAGCACCGCTCCGACTAAAAAGCGAATGATTAAGGGTGTTGTGACCGGAGTCAGTGTGAAATTTAAAATCAATACCAGCCCCGTGATCGGGAGAACGGAAAAAAGAACTTCTTTCAATTTTGCAATGATCGCTTCCACCGGCGCCTCCTTTTAAATACATTATGAAATCGGCACCATAAAATTAAATGATAGCGATTATACACTGTATAAAATTATACCGATTTACGGCGATTTTGTCAAGGAAATGAAATCCGGAATTCTCACTGATACGGCCTATAAAGCACAAAATCTTGCAACTCGCGTGAAAAACCCGCCTTTTTCAGCAATTCTTCGGCATCTTTCGGGTATTCCTTGACCACAATTCGTCGCTGCTCGGCGAAAATCCGCTTGCCCGCATAATCGCGCACAAATGCGAAGAGTGCTTCGGATAAGCGGTTTTGTTCGAACACGCGCAGGGTTTTCCCCTGCCGCTCGAAAACGGCAACCGGAACGCCCGATTTTAACGCCACCGCAGAACCGGCGACGTTTATAAACACCTTATCGGCTTTGTGCGGCAGGCATTTTCCCCACGGCTGCACGGGATCGGCGGCATTTAACCACACAAGTCCCTCGCGCGGGTTTTGTAAT comes from Oscillospiraceae bacterium and encodes:
- a CDS encoding DUF1538 domain-containing protein, whose product is MEAIIAKLKEVLFSVLPITGLVLILNFTLTPVTTPLIIRFLVGAVLIVLGLTIFLLGVDIGITPIGNHMGSGVARSNKLWIVALAGLVLGFFISVAEPDLHILAGQVESVTSGQISKIAIVLVVSAGIALMVAVGLSRIIYNFPLYKLLLILYIIIFGLALLTSKELTAIAFDASGATTGALTVPFILALATGVSKMKKDSKASEKDSFGLVAVASTGAIISVLLMSIISKTEQVTGASEIVDAVPKSLFAPFLEKLPVIAGEVALALLPILLIFVVSNRFFLKVSKHAVRRILCGLVFSFAGLVLFLLGVNAGFMEVGRAVGYGLASMESSVFLIAVAFILGMVTILAEPAVYVLTHQIEEVTSGYVKRRAVLVTLALGVAAAVVLSVIRILIPQVQLWHYLLPGYILSIALSFIVPKLFVGMAFDAGGVASGPMTATFVLAFAQGAAGAVESANVLVDAFGLIATVAMMPIISLQILGLIYKIKSAKVKEGS